The Rubrobacter naiadicus genome includes a region encoding these proteins:
- a CDS encoding TlyA family RNA methyltransferase yields MVRLDRLLVERGLAPGGSRAREMVLSGAVRVRGEVLGKPGRRVREDEEISVEEGAGRYVSRAAAKLEAALERFGLTVEGLDCLDAGCSRGGFTEVLLRRGARRVIAVDVGHGQLHPSLARDGRVFYMEGTNVRHLSGGDLPFPPRLLVADLSFIPLEVALAGLLSSTPLIEEAVVLVKPQFEAGPEGVGRGGLVRDPEVRLRAVLGVVEAMGSLGFGARDLMRAPVAGRRAGNGEYPMHLVRGAGSALGEGRIREVVAGE; encoded by the coding sequence CCGCCTGCTGGTCGAGCGCGGGCTCGCCCCGGGCGGGAGCCGGGCGCGGGAGATGGTGCTCTCGGGGGCCGTCCGGGTGCGTGGAGAGGTGCTCGGGAAGCCCGGCCGGCGGGTGCGCGAGGACGAGGAGATCTCCGTCGAGGAGGGCGCCGGCCGCTACGTCTCGCGCGCGGCGGCGAAGCTCGAGGCGGCGCTCGAGCGGTTCGGCCTCACCGTCGAGGGGCTGGATTGCCTGGACGCCGGGTGCTCGCGGGGTGGTTTCACGGAGGTCCTGCTGCGGCGGGGGGCCCGGCGGGTGATCGCGGTGGACGTCGGACACGGGCAGCTGCACCCTTCGCTCGCGCGGGACGGGAGGGTCTTCTACATGGAGGGGACGAACGTGCGCCACCTCTCCGGCGGGGATCTCCCCTTCCCTCCACGGCTTCTCGTTGCGGACCTCTCTTTCATCCCGCTCGAGGTGGCGCTCGCCGGGCTCCTCTCGAGCACGCCCTTGATCGAGGAGGCCGTCGTCCTGGTCAAGCCCCAGTTCGAGGCCGGGCCGGAGGGGGTCGGGCGCGGGGGGCTCGTGAGGGACCCCGAAGTCCGCCTGCGGGCCGTGCTTGGGGTGGTGGAGGCGATGGGGTCTTTGGGGTTCGGGGCGCGGGATCTGATGCGGGCGCCGGTCGCCGGGAGACGCGCCGGCAACGGCGAGTACCCGATGCACCTCGTGAGGGGGGCGGGGAGCGCGCTGGGAGAGGGGCGCATCCGGGAGGTGGTCGCCGGTGAATGA